A single region of the Stigmatella aurantiaca genome encodes:
- a CDS encoding DEAD/DEAH box helicase gives MSSPFAQLGLSPASLEALQRARFTQPTPIQARAIPPGLAGKDVVGCAATGTGKTAAYVLPLVERFSGRKGLLGLVLAPTRELVQQIAEPVRLFAEPHGLTHTVIVGGEDMAAQVEALKERPTFVLATPGRLVDLMASQAVAFPKLEALVLDEADRMLDMGFQFQLETILKALPRRRQTLLFSATLGPDVTRFVRERLYQPVRVEVTRSGTPAERAEQRLYNVKAEEKSALLLTLMRKSEGTALIFTRTKERADKVHKALQRAGYPCEVLHADRTQAQRKQALDAFRQGTCRCLVATDIAARGLDVEAVGHVINYDLPHAPEDYVHRIGRTARAQASGVATTFATPRDNPTLARIESIMRAKVPRRPVPREDPVFQEEWQRHLAAQKDPGPPQQDHGVSKREPSQEPGRHARSHKRKSP, from the coding sequence GTGAGCTCTCCCTTCGCCCAGCTCGGCCTCTCCCCGGCCTCCCTCGAGGCCCTGCAGCGCGCGCGCTTCACGCAGCCGACGCCCATCCAGGCGCGGGCCATCCCCCCGGGGCTGGCGGGCAAGGATGTCGTCGGGTGCGCGGCCACGGGCACGGGCAAGACGGCCGCCTACGTGCTGCCCCTGGTGGAGCGCTTCTCGGGGCGAAAGGGGCTGCTGGGGCTGGTGCTGGCCCCCACCCGGGAGCTGGTGCAGCAGATCGCCGAGCCGGTGCGCCTGTTCGCCGAGCCCCATGGGTTGACCCACACGGTCATCGTGGGCGGCGAGGACATGGCGGCCCAGGTGGAGGCGCTGAAAGAGCGCCCCACGTTCGTGCTGGCCACGCCGGGGCGGCTGGTGGACCTGATGGCCTCCCAGGCGGTGGCGTTTCCCAAGCTGGAGGCGCTGGTGCTGGACGAGGCGGACCGGATGCTGGACATGGGGTTCCAGTTCCAGCTCGAAACCATCCTGAAGGCGCTGCCCCGGCGGCGGCAGACGCTGCTGTTCTCGGCGACGCTGGGGCCGGATGTGACGCGCTTCGTGCGCGAGCGGCTGTACCAGCCGGTGCGCGTGGAAGTCACCCGCAGCGGCACGCCCGCCGAGCGCGCCGAGCAGCGGCTGTACAACGTGAAGGCGGAGGAGAAGTCCGCGCTGCTGCTCACGCTGATGCGGAAGAGCGAGGGCACGGCGCTCATCTTCACCCGGACGAAGGAGCGCGCGGACAAGGTCCACAAGGCGCTGCAACGCGCGGGCTACCCGTGCGAGGTGCTGCACGCGGACCGCACACAGGCCCAGCGCAAGCAAGCGCTGGACGCCTTCCGCCAGGGCACGTGCCGCTGTCTGGTGGCCACGGACATCGCGGCGCGAGGGCTGGACGTGGAGGCGGTGGGGCACGTCATCAACTACGACTTGCCGCACGCGCCGGAGGACTACGTGCACCGCATTGGCCGCACGGCGCGGGCCCAGGCCAGCGGCGTGGCCACCACGTTCGCCACCCCGAGAGACAACCCCACGCTGGCGCGCATCGAGAGCATCATGCGCGCGAAGGTGCCGCGCCGGCCGGTGCCGCGCGAGGACCCCGTCTTCCAGGAGGAGTGGCAGCGCCACCTCGCGGCCCAGAAGGACCCGGGCCCGCCCCAGCAGGACCACGGCGTCTCGAAGCGCGAGCCCAGCCAGGAGCCGGGACGGCACGCCCGCTCGCACAAGCGCAAGTCCCCGTAG
- a CDS encoding DUF488 family protein, whose amino-acid sequence MKLYTIGFTQKSAQQFFEALKHAGMKKLVDTRLNTTSQLSAFAKRDDLRYFLQALCGASYHPFPSLAPTQGMLDDLKKHRGAWEDYAPRFQALMRERQAIEALERSFFEEPCCLLCSEASPEHCHRRLVAEALQRRWKEIEIIHL is encoded by the coding sequence ATGAAGCTCTACACGATTGGGTTCACCCAGAAGAGCGCCCAGCAGTTCTTCGAGGCGCTGAAGCACGCGGGCATGAAGAAGCTCGTCGACACCCGGCTGAACACCACCTCCCAGCTCTCCGCCTTCGCCAAGCGGGACGACCTGCGCTACTTCCTCCAGGCGCTCTGCGGGGCCAGCTACCACCCCTTTCCGAGCCTCGCCCCCACGCAAGGGATGCTCGATGACCTCAAGAAGCACCGGGGGGCCTGGGAGGACTACGCGCCCCGGTTCCAGGCGCTGATGCGCGAGCGCCAGGCCATCGAGGCGCTGGAGCGCTCCTTCTTCGAGGAGCCCTGCTGCCTGCTGTGCAGCGAGGCGAGCCCTGAGCACTGCCACCGGCGCTTGGTGGCGGAGGCCCTGCAACGCCGGTGGAAGGAGATCGAGATCATCCACCTCTGA
- a CDS encoding zinc-binding alcohol dehydrogenase family protein, translating into MRLMKALGQAQFGGTEVLKEVVLPVPELRATDLLVRVKAVGINPVDTRVRSNAAGHGQFQQEEVRVTGWDGAGMVEEVGSAVGGRFRPGDEVFFAGDLARRGCHAEYVAVDARVAGRKPASLSFAESAAIPLAALAVWEGMIEGCGIPREPRMGPPQRALVVGGAGGVGSLGIQILSRVCGLQVIATASRRESAEHCRLMGASGVIDHYKNMKEQLASQGIPAVDYVLNTADPNTNFDALVALLAPLGKMCCLQPMTKPANLAPLFLRRLSVVFEAVFARPLLRASPEAQGAILDHVSMLLDAGTLRTTLVKKLPWTVAALAEAHALSESGRAMGKTVLAPV; encoded by the coding sequence ATGAGGCTGATGAAGGCATTGGGACAGGCGCAGTTCGGTGGGACGGAGGTCTTGAAGGAAGTCGTCCTTCCCGTTCCCGAGCTCCGGGCCACCGACCTGCTGGTGCGCGTCAAGGCGGTGGGCATCAACCCCGTGGACACGAGGGTGCGCAGCAACGCCGCGGGCCATGGCCAGTTCCAGCAGGAGGAGGTGCGCGTCACGGGCTGGGACGGCGCGGGCATGGTGGAGGAGGTGGGCTCGGCGGTCGGGGGGCGCTTCCGTCCCGGAGACGAGGTCTTCTTCGCGGGAGACCTGGCCCGCCGGGGATGCCATGCTGAGTACGTGGCGGTGGACGCGCGCGTGGCCGGACGAAAGCCTGCCTCGCTGTCCTTCGCGGAGTCCGCCGCCATTCCCCTGGCGGCGCTGGCGGTCTGGGAGGGGATGATCGAAGGCTGCGGCATTCCCCGCGAGCCCCGGATGGGCCCTCCCCAGCGGGCCCTGGTCGTGGGCGGCGCGGGAGGCGTGGGCTCCCTGGGCATTCAAATCCTCTCCCGCGTGTGTGGCCTGCAAGTGATTGCGACGGCCTCCCGGCGCGAGAGCGCGGAGCACTGCCGGCTGATGGGCGCCTCCGGGGTCATCGATCATTACAAGAACATGAAGGAGCAGCTCGCCTCGCAAGGGATTCCCGCGGTGGACTACGTGCTGAACACCGCCGACCCGAACACCAACTTCGATGCGCTGGTGGCGCTGCTGGCCCCGCTGGGAAAGATGTGCTGCTTGCAGCCCATGACCAAGCCCGCGAACCTGGCCCCGCTCTTCCTGCGGCGCCTCTCGGTGGTGTTCGAGGCGGTGTTCGCGCGCCCGCTGCTCCGCGCCTCACCGGAGGCACAGGGCGCCATCCTGGACCACGTCTCCATGCTGCTGGATGCCGGGACGCTGCGCACCACGCTGGTGAAGAAGCTGCCCTGGACGGTGGCGGCGCTGGCCGAGGCCCACGCGCTCAGCGAGAGCGGCCGGGCCATGGGCAAGACGGTGCTCGCGCCCGTGTGA